Within the Oreochromis niloticus isolate F11D_XX linkage group LG14, O_niloticus_UMD_NMBU, whole genome shotgun sequence genome, the region tacttattttggAATAAGGCAGGCATGACAATGATGTGTAACAAGTGAAGGGATGGGAATACTTTCCTGATACACTGTAAGAGTGCTTTACATTTATTGTGCACTGAAATAACTGAACCAAAACAATTTCCATATAGAATATAAGAAAAATTGATTGAATAGATGTACATAACAGAGTAACGGAGATGAACTATAGTAAAGTTGGAGGAGAAGGCAGCCTCTGTCCTCTTCAGCATTATTGCTAATGATTACCTGTATCTGAATGTGAGTGGGCTCCACCATCTCTGTGGAAACCCTCTCCAGTTTGTTTCCTCTGCTGTCCTGGCCTGAAAGTCTAATGCAGAAGGGAACTCTGGGAACAGGGTCCACCAAGCCCACCAGCTCCTCCAAGGAATAGATAGATGAAGGTGAGGAGTTGAGCTTCACCTGCTGAAGACTCTCTCCTTCAGCCCCCAGCAGTGTTGCATGACTAAAAGATGCCTCTTTAACTGAACCCAGGCCTGTAACAACCACCACCAAAAAGGCAGGAACACCTGAAAATTAGAAAGGTATATTCTTAGGCGGGAAACATGTTGTTTGCTCACAAATCCTTATGATTGTGTAAATTCATCAAAATCCCTCACCTGCTGTGGGATTACCATCAACTCTGGCCAGACCCGGGTGTGTCTCATTGGTTACAATTGCAAAATAATACAGGAAGTCTACACCACTGTCACCTGATGGTGTGGATCACAAGacaaatcaatttaaaaaaatgttgtttttttttaattaaatctcATACCACAGTAAAACTGCAGTTAAAGTGAAAATGAATATCTGCCAGGTGATCTGCTTGATGTACTCGATATTATCTCTTTTACCTATGACATTGAACGTAAGATGCCCATCGCTCTTGGCTTGCAGTTTCCACTGGCCAGGCTGTAAAGGAGGAAACAGACTGATGCGGTACAGTCCCTGAAATTGCTGTATCACTGCTAGGGGACCTTCTTCATTCAACAGAGACTGACTTTGGTCTGAGAAGAGAAGCATAAACAGCTGGGTTTATTTTACCCTCAAAtcgcaaagaaaaaaaaccttaaagaaTGATCTTTGCAAGGTAACACTTTAAAGTATGTGTGATACATCTAGGGTGTAATTCCCCTGTAACTAAACTGAATTTCAGTGTAGTGTAAATACCTTTTAATAtttgcatgtaaatataattatactgcaatttaaaagaaaatatgctgaaattcaatttaattaCAGGGAAATTGCACCCTGTACATGATATTTCAAGCAAATGAAAAGTATGTTACAAAGTGCAGTGTCgtgatggaaaaaaaagctAACCCTGACTTCATAGCTGCTGTTAATATGATGTGAAAATTACCTGATGGACTGGTAAGAATACACTCCATCATAGTGCCAGAGACATGTAGGGTGACACTTTCTACCGAGCTGTCAACTCTAAATGTATGAACGGACATCAAGTTTTTGTGACTTTCCACATGGAGGAGGGTCACCTGAGGTAGGAGAAGAAAAATGGTTGATGAATTATGAAGGTGGGAAATTAAGACCACTAGAATGAGTGAAGTTAACATCTACTGTGAGCTAATGTACTGCTTCAGTTCCTTAAATAACTTGCTAAATTAGTTTGGAGTGAATTTCCAGTAAAGAATCTTATTTTGGCACCTTGTCAGCTGCTGTGTTGTCCTCCACTATTGTGGAGACCCTGTGTATGTCAGAGTTGGTGGTGAATATTGTTAATCCTCCTGACAGGGAGGACAGTGAAGAGTAGAGATTAAAACGATCAGGAGATAAAGGTTCTCtacttctcctcttcctcattaACCTGCCTCGGCTCTCTTTGGTGTAGTTGGGATCTTCAGTAAGGAGAAAAGTCACCTGTAGGGAAAATCAGCATGAGCTGCAAGTACACTGACATACAGGTTGCTTTACTGCAGTCCCCCTGTCCAAAGTAATTTCACAGTGAACAAGAGAAGGCAAACAAGAGGGGTTCTTTCAATCTTTCAATCTGACTGCATGTTATTTTTGCTCCTTATTAGTATAACTGCTGGAtgaattattttctttgttaacAAAACTGTCCTTTGGTTAAAAGGTCTCATGATACAATAGCACCACTGTGTGGCCAGTCACAAAAACTACAATTCcattatgtctgtgaaggttctcagtcatcgtagtcaaaggagtttgcaaagaaaagcgtctggacttctttgagttgcttgaagacgtttcacctctcatccgagaatcttcttcagttctaaggtcaaatggccgagagtcccagatttaaacccagtgggagtatccccccaaggagggacaaaggaccccctggtgatcctctaatcacatgcgctaaggtgtgaaagcgggtgtgggacctaatcagccagggtttcgggtgagctcattgtgaaacctggccccaccttgtcatgtgaattcctgaggtcagatggcccaggatgtgagtgggcattaaggcgtctggggagggaactcaaaactggattatagatggcagacagttggtgtcgtaaaccaccgcctctgttcaaagatggtcgctcacagtggacgtaaatggcttctttcactcctctttcaaaccatctgtcctctctgtccaaaatgtgaacattggcatcctcgaaagagtgacctttatccttaagatgcaggtggactgctgagtcttgtcctgtggaagtggctcttctatgttgtgccatgcgcttgtgaagtggctgtttggtctcgccaatgtagaggtctgggcattccttgctgcactgtacagcatacaccacgttgttaagtctgtgttttggagttttgtctttcgggtgaaccagtttctgtctgagtgtgttgctgggtctgaagtacactgggatgttgtgcttggagaaaactctcctgagtttctctgatacaccggctacataggggatgacaacgttgttgcgtctgtctttcttatcctccctcgctggtgtctgatcttcttttgtgcctctttgctgactttatgaacgacCAGTtcggataaccgcatgttttgagtgcttcctttacatgtgtgtgttccttctttttcccttcaggcttagagggaacatgttctgcccggtggtgtagggtcctaattactccaagtttgtgtttcagagggtgatgggagtcaaagaggaggtactggtccgtgtgtgtgggcttccggtaaacttcaatgttgaggttgccattctcttcaatgtgcacagcgcagtccaggaaaggcaaacagttatcctttgtgtcttccctggtgaacttgatgtttttatccacggcgttaatgtgcgcagtgaaggattccacttcttgtgtcttgattttgacccaggtgtcgtctacatatctgtaccagtggctgggtactctccctttaaaagagccaagagcctttctttccacttcctccatgtaaaggttggctacaataggtgacacgggggagcccatggcacagccatgtttttgtctgtagaagccttcgttgtatttgaagtatgttgtggtaaggcagaggtctaacagtgtgcaaatctgatcgggtgtgaagttggtcctgtcttccaaggagctgtcttcttgtagtcgttttctgacagtctccactgcttccgtggtgggtatgcaagtgaagagagagactacatcaaaggataccatggtttcatctgggtccagggtaagtttctggactttgtcggtggagttcttgatgtggtgtggggtgttccccacaagaggtgcaaggatggtggcaaggtgtttcgcaatgttgtaagtggctgagtttatgctactgactatgggtctgagtgggaccccttccttgtggattttaggaagtccataaatgcagggtatggcatcccctggataaaggcggtgatatgtgaggcggtcaatgattttgtccttttcaaggtcttgaaggcagtccatctgcatcttaaggataaaggtcactctttcgaggatgccaacgttcacattttggacagagaggacagatggtttgaaagaggagtgaaagaggccatctatgtccactgtgagcgaccatctttgaacagaggcggtggtttacgacaccaactgtctgccatctataatccagttttgagttccctccccagacgcctttacgcccactcacatcctgggccatctgacctcaggaattctgaaaaatgaaaaaattctGTAAAGCTGGTACCTCAATAACTAATCTTGTCAAGAGGTCCTTTACAATAATGTGTAGATACAactaaatttgttttttgtgattaaATGGGCCTGTAATGTCACATTCATGAATCACCTTTAGCTACAGGCACGGCTGGCTCCTCTGGCTGAAGCAGATGGAGGTAAATAGAACTTTGGCCCATCTCCACCCAGTTACTGTGGCTGTAGAAGTCCTGACATAGCAGATGTTCAAAACAGCAACATAGCCATAACATTTCACATCATGAAATATCTCTAAGGTTAAGCTAACCCTCCCTCTCTTATTAAAATTCAGTTCTGTGTGGCAGATTACCTGCAGTGAATGAAATAGCTGACCCAGGCTATGACGGGCACTTTGGTACTCTTTGGCCCGCACTGAGAGCACAGTGTGGGTCCAGAACCGCCGTAGCATGACTGTGGCACTTTCAATATGCTCTGAATCAAAGTGGTAAACTGGGTCAGACCTTGTGGAGCTCCGGAAGTCCGTGGCTGCATTGGATTTCACCACCTCTCCCACAGCTCTCCAAAATCCACGGCCCAGTCTGCTCTGCAGTCGTTAGACCAGGACTTTTATCATTATTTGAAAGAAATGCAATACGTCTGTGTTCAAATATCACCATAGGGAGAAAGAGTTATTCAGTTAAATTTGCATACTTTCTTAAAGTGGTAATTCAAACACTTTATGAACCACTGATGCTGCGTTACTCAGTAAATCTCCTGACTGCAAACATGACCTCACCTCCTCTTTATCATGGTTTCCATGGTGTTTTTTAGTCCCCTCAGAGTCTCCAGGGTAACATTTAGAATGGCCCGCTCTGTAATGTACTGGTGAGTGTGTGAGTCCCAGGACAGAGTGAGCACTCTAGACCAAAAGTCAGGGAGGAAACCCACGCACGGTGAAGCCAGGAGAAGAAGGTAAGGGAGGGTGAACAGGTGCACCTGCCTCCTCCAGATTCATCTGTGCTGTGACATTGTGCTCTGGAGGAAAGAGTGAGCAGGCCACGTCCTACctgcatgaaataaaaactgtcatttGCCTGATATCACTCTTGTTAAGCTTCATGATTTTGTCTTTTAACTGAAAGGATTTGAGCTGACCCGACTTCTATTGTTCAGTAAAGTGTTGTGCTAATTTGATCAAGCTGTGCCACTCAACCATGCGTACTATTCTGTCATCACCCGCTTCCTACCACCACCCCCGACAGCTCCTCTCAGATTTTTCTCAGCCTTGCCTGTACAGAGCCTcctattgttttggttttttcatcttaattcagatacattctttGGGATTGTTCTCACAGTCTGTGCTTTCACGAGGAGAGAGTGCAACAAAGCACAAGGCCGATAAAAACAACCTGTTCCTTTTACCATGTCATGGTCTCAATTAAAACTCTCCTCCTTTCACAGGATTGATTCAAAGACAGTCATTCACTTTAACATTTCACAAAGCAAAAACTTTGGTAGTGTTGGTCAGTTTAAGCAATCGCTTGCCATTTACCAACACAACTAATCTATTTTTAACACTTTAGCCTAATACGTTAACTGACTCCAGTGCAAAACTGAGCACTAGATGAGCATGAAGTATGAGTTACTTCATGCCATACTGGTTATTTTTATTAGCTTCCACATTAGCAgacaaatgcaaatatttctTTAGAGCTGTAGTCAGAACCAAAGAACTTGGTAAAAACAGTCTCACCTCAGTTCATCTTGTATGTCTAGCTCTGTAGATCTGTTTGATCACGCAGCACAGCATCAAGAGTACAGAGAAACGCCACAACACAGGCTTGTCAGTGGTGAAGCAAATCACAACATTTCCGTCTttgaaacaaaataacaaagtcTTCACATTTGTGCGTCCTTGAGCTCTTGTCTCTTATTTGCTCCTCAGGGATATAGAAACCCTCCCACCccctacaaaaaaaacaggaccTGAATGTTAGAGGCACTTTCTTCAGATGAGAGTTTAGGTGATACTGCATAGTCTTGGGTGTGCTTCTTAGCTTTAGGGGTGCACTGTGGAGCAAAAGATATCTCGTCATAGCTCTCCATTGCCCCTCCTTATCTCCCCATTAAACCACGGTGCATTGATTCACCACAATAGGGCTGAATATATTACCAGTCAGGGTGTTCAACTAAGGCCTACCCCAACCCCCTCTTTGCCATGTATCACACTCTGTGTTCctcacaaaaccaaaaaaaagcacTTTGCAAAGGCGTTGCAAAGAGGGGAATCAGTTGCTAGACAACTCCAAAGAGGGTGTTGAGCTTGCGGGACTGAACCGTGGTTAAGGTTATAAAGAATACAGGATGtctctgctttgtgtttttgttgctgttttcttatgctgttttgttttgccttttttggcattttaatTATTACAATTAATTATTACAATTGAAAGAGAAACACGAGATGCAAcggttgttttgttgctgtgtCTCACTCTCCTGCCCTGGCAAACCAAAACACACCCAAGAGGAAATTTTAGTGTGTTATAGAAAGTGATCAGTGGGAGGCTTTGCCAAGGAGCTGCAGTTCTAATGAAGGACAGGTGCATTGTACATGGTTCCATGAAGGCACTTATAGCAAGAAAGAGGCTAAACAATTCTGCTAACTTTTGCAATTTACCAGAAGAGTGCTGATGTTGTTGAAGGTAAGGTTACTGTTTCCTGTTCACCTGCAGTAACATAATCTAGTTCACCACactgacatttctgtctgtcacCTAAAGCAAGTTTTACAAAAGCTtctttctgtactgaacagtacAGTTTGtgtcttattatttttataattcATGTAACTGGAGAGTCTTCTTCACAGACAAAGTTTAATattggagttccacagggttcagtgctagaaCAAattgcttcccttaggcagtatctgTCAAAatgcatagcatacattttcattgctattGAGATGACACCcactttatctatccatgaatccagataacacacaccaataagttaaactgcaggaatgtcttaaagacatttttcaaatgaccttggcctccagtaacactgtgaggaatcttggagtcattcttgaccaggatatatccttcaatgcacatattaaacaaatgtgtAGGACTGCTTTCATCCATTTGCGCAGTATATCCCAAATTAGAAACATCTTGTCTCagaactagttcatgcatttattacttccaagCTGGACTACTGTGATTCATTATcgtcaggatgtcctaaaaactccctgaaaagcattcagttaatccaaaatgctgcagcaagagtactgacagggactagaaagagagagcctATTACTCCTATACTGACTTCCCCTCTGTCAGGGACCTGGGTCTGAGCGACCCAGGGTCCATGAGCAGTTGTggactcattttatattatgtATGTTTGCTGCACTGTGCTGCTGTTCTTGTGTTCTccatgcatgtgtgtatatataggcaagtgggtgtgtgtatgggtgtggCTGAGCACTGGGTTTCAGgcaggcctggtgggtgtgtcCCGTCTGGAGGCTGGCCACGCCTGAAGCGGATGagcacacacacctgctgctaatgAAGCCTCGTCGGGAGCTACTTAAGAGTGTGGCTGAGCGCTCCTTGGCGAGGAATTGTTGTGTGAGACTCTACGTCAGTCTTCTAGCATAGTTTAAAGTTCAGTGAGTGTATGCCTGCAGGAATTAAGTGTTTTGATGGCTGCCTCTATTATTTCCCCCAGGAGGAGCATGAGACGAGAGAGAGCAGTGAGCACGGGGTGTAGAATATATATACGGGAAGGGCGGTGTATACGAGTCTGGCCTAAGTCTTCGGTCAGAAAGACTGCAGCAGTCCAGGAGTTTTTAGTTCACTGTCTTTAATGAAACTTCACAGAAGAACTGGTTACAGCAGGGCTTGCCATGATAAATCCAACTGTGGTACAGCCAGATATGCACTTATAATTGTGGCAGATGCAGTATTGGTGACTATAAGCATGGTTTTCTGGAAACAGAAACAGGCAATACTATAATTAGCAGGGTCAAAGATAACTAAGCAACAATCAGAACACATCATCTACTCAGACACAGCAATATTTTACAATGTCCACAAGGGGTCACCGTAAGACCAGAAGTTGGCTAAATGGCACATATATTCCCAGTTGCTAGTACCAAGGCAAGAATGTGGCAAGCTAACAACAGCTAAACTAAgcaataaataacagaaaaatccTTTAACCGCGGGATGTAATCGTTGGAGGAGATTCTGGCCACTGGTATTAACTTAGTGCAAATTAacgaaataattaaataattaaataaacctaCTAACGTGATATCAGTGTACCGAGGCATAACTTTAGCTTTAACATGCACAAACAACTATAACTATTATCGTACCAGTTAACCTGTCAAAGGTAATAACACTTACAGTTTCATTAACGCACACGGAA harbors:
- the LOC106097976 gene encoding von Willebrand factor A domain-containing protein 7 → MLRRFWTHTVLSVRAKEYQSARHSLGQLFHSLQDFYSHSNWVEMGQSSIYLHLLQPEEPAVPVAKGGLTIFTTNSDIHRVSTIVEDNTAADKVTLLHVESHKNLMSVHTFRVDSSVESVTLHVSGTMMECILTSPSDQSQSLLNEEGPLAVIQQFQGLYRISLFPPLQPGQWKLQAKSDGHLTFNVIGDSGVDFLYYFAIVTNETHPGLARVDGNPTAGVPAFLVVVVTGLGSVKEASFSHATLLGAEGESLQQVKLNSSPSSIYSLEELVGLVDPVPRVPFCIRLSGQDSRGNKLERVSTEMVEPTHIQIQVLSLPDLVPGQSAVVNFEIQNHGAARNFSLTADDDCGYLHMTGPHSFPVAGQRSFRDQVSLHTPATAQAGVTVTLTPTVNDLHSADSNYAVAYLTVVPQDSDTSPPSCSAARVQSNCSAICNATSWSVSLSVSDIGHSGLDALQLQEGEGILTLFHRTPTSEDSLGEPGLELQQTQRDKSTNGDYHHHQEQHNQKARLETGGPPFNISEWLLDVSQPLFVRYTSSCCSTQAEMLVWDKAGNMKRCHLTPGQKRQLQNKSTETSGTGQKMPTGFFFLLLGLLCFPLL